TTCCCGGAGGACCATGTACAATCGCTACGTCTTTAGCACAAAGTACTTGGTTGACAGCAGTTTCTTGTGTGTTGTTAAGCCATGGAAAACGTAGAGGATAGGCTTTCCGAAACATAGCAGGCTGATGTCCGACCAGTATTTCCCGTAGTTCTGCCATCCGGTTGTTTCGGGCTTCTTTTATTTCGGAAAGTGCATGAAACATGAACCGGTAACTGGTTTCATCAAAATAAAGTTGTAATCCTAAATTTTGAGGGTTCTGGAGATGATGGGCAGCTTCTATATTGGGAAGGATAGCTACAAGTTTATTTTCTTGTACATAATTAATTGTTGCTGTGAAGTTATAATAATGTATCTTACCGTCGTCAGAGTACTTGAAAAAACAGATAGGTTTCCCATATTCAAAATTATGTTCTGTATCTTTATAATCCAAACGTTCAATTTCTACTGTCAATTGATTTAATGAATTATAATAAGTGGATCCAATAGCGACTGGAAACCAACATACTCCTTGTTGTATATTATGATGGATTCCTCCTTGGAGCGACTGTTTTTGATAAGATTCTTTCTCATATTCATATTCCATTTGCAACAATTTATAGTGTTGTTCCAGATGAGAAAGAGAAGTCGATACCTTTTGATCGGAAGAAGATGGTGGGTTGCCGAATCGTGTCATTTTTCCGTCTTTTTGCTTGGTTCGGCAAAAGAAACAATAAAGGTGGTTGCACCAATAGTTATTACGTCGCCGTTTGAAAGAATGATTTGTTCTTTTTTACCAAGACATTTATTTCCGATAAAAGTACCTGTTAAACTAGGAAAATCTCTTAAGGTATAAACTAGAGAATTATCTTTTCTCTGCTTTACGTTAATGATGCAATGATTGCGCCCCATACTGGGGTCACCGGTGATAATAGGAACTTGTATGTCGTTTCCTTTGGATTGGCGACCTATGATATTATCTCCAAGGGTGAGCGGAAGCTCCTGTTTATAACCAAATCCATTTTCGATTACTGTAATATGCCCGAACCCTTCGTCGTTTTGGCGTATTTCTAGTTCGTTGGTTTGTGAAGTATCTTGAGTGGATGTGTTTTTATAGCTTTGATGAATTTTATCTGTTTGGTGCATTCGTTTCTTTAAACGAATACTGAATTGTTTTGTACAATGATTGCAAACCAAAACAATTGGTTTGTTTTCTTCATATTTGGATTCATCGAATATAACATAATTTTCACACTTGGGGCATAAAATTCTTTTCATATTTCATCATTCATTTACTTGACAAATCTAAGGGATTTTATTCGTTTATGGAAGAAAAGTTTCCATGATTCCGCTATATATTAAGAGATATACAAAAATAATAAACTTATTTGTGGTTTTTGTTGTAGGATATGTTCCAAAGAATAACGATTTTTGCCTTATATAATAAAAACTGAATAGCATGATACTAGATTCTTTAAATAACTCAGTTGCATATGAAAGCTTACACCCTTTATTTAAACAAGCTTTTGACTATTTAAAGTCTACCGATTTTTTAAAGGCAGAAAGTGGCTCCACTATTTTAATCGAAAATAAATTAATTGTAAACATCACTGATATTTTAGGAAAACCAAAAGCGGAGGCTGCCATTGAAACTCATAAAAAATATATTGATATTCAAATGCCTGTGGTTGGGGTAGAAAAAATAGGATGGAAGGCCGGGACAGAATTAAATGAAGTTTCGATCCCTTATAACGAGGAAAAAGATATTACTTTTTATGTAGACCATCCTACTGCTTATACTAAGATTTATCCGGGACAATTTGTAATTTATTTCCCGGAAGATGGTCACGCACCGGGTATTGGTGAAGGGGCGATAAAAAAAGTAATAGTTAAAGTACTTGTATCCGATATATGTAAATAAAAAATATTCTATCTTCGTAAAATTCTATCTTCACGAAGATATATTTTTTTAAATATAATATGGTAAAGAATGTATTTCGTGAAAAACAAGAAGAACTATTTGTTTTATAACGAAATACAAATTAATTATGGATAATCGTTTTTTATCTCTTATAGAGAAAAGTATACAGTCTCATTGGGACTATCCGGCCTATTCCGATTATGAAGGGCATACTTTCCATTATAAAGATGTGGCTCGCCGTATAGAAAAATATCATATTATTTTAGAACATGCCGGAATAAAGAAAGGGGATAAAGTAGCTATTATCGGACGTAATTCCTCTAATTGGGCAATTACGTTTTTTGGAACTTTAGCTTATGGAGCGGTAGCAGTACCTATTCTTCATGAATTTAAACCGGATAATGTGCATCATATTGTTAATCATTCGGAAGCAAAAGCGTTATTAGTAGGAAGTAATGTTTGGGAGAATCTGAATGAAAATACAATGCCTGATTTAAAGTTGATTGTAGGACTTGATAATTTTTCTATTTTAAAAAGCAAAAATAAAAATGTATTTCAAGTGAGAGAACGTATTAATGAGTATTTCGGAAAAAAATATCCTCGTTCTTTTACCGTAGAGAATGTACATTATCATGTTGAAAAACCGGATGAGTTAGCCGTATTGAATTATACCTCAGGGACGACAAGTTTTTCCAAAGGTGTAATGATTCCTTATAGAAGTTTGTGGAGCAATACCCAATTTGCTTATGATAAACTGGAATATATTAAGCCTGGCGATAATATTGTATGTATGTTGCCGATGGCTCATATGTACGGCCTGGCATTCGAGATACTGAATTCATTTAACAAAGGTTGCCATGTACATTTTCTTACGCGTACACCTTCTCCTAAAATTATAGCACAGGCTTTTACTTCCGTTAAACCGATGCTTATTCTTGCAGTTCCTCTTATTATAGAAAAAATAATTAAGAATAAAGTTTTTCCTGAATTAGACAAACCTCTTATCAGGTTATTATTGCGTCTTCCTTATGTGGATCAAAAGATATTGGAAAAGGTTTCGTCTAAATTAAATAAATCTTTTGGTGAAGTTTTCGGTGAAGTCGTGATAGGAGGGGCAGCTTTGAATAAAGATGTAGAGGCTTTTTTACGTGAAATAAAATTTCGCTATACAGTGGGATATGGACTGACGGAATGTGGACCGTTAGTATCGTATGAACCATGGCAGACATTTAAGCAAGGTTCTTGCGGAAGAATTGTTGATAGAATGGAAGTACGTATTGATTCGTCGGATCCGGTGAATGAAGTAGGCGAAATTTGGGTGAAAGGAATGAATGTAATGTTAGGCTACTATAAAAATCCGGAAGCAACTAAAGCTGTCATGATGGAAGATGGTTGGATGCGGACCGGAGATTTAGGAACGTTAGATGAAGATGGCTTTTTATATATTAGAGGAAGAAGTAAAAGCATGATTCTTGGACCTTCCGGGCAAAATATTTATCCTGAAGAAATTGAAGATAAGCTTAATAATATGATTTATGTAGCGGAATCAATTATTATTGAACAAAATGAAAAATTAGTAGCTCTTATCTATCCGGATTGGGAACAGATTGATAATGCATCGATTCCTCATGACAGTATCGAGCAATTAATGAAAGAAAATATCCGTCAACTAAACATAGAACTTCCAGGCTATAGCCAAGTTACCGGTTTTAAGCTTTATCAGGAAGAATTTGAAAAAACACCCAAACGAAGTATTAAGCGTTATTTATATCAATTACCTCTTAATAATTAAATCCGAATAAAGTTTTTTCCAAAAAAATAAAAGGAAAATTTGGCAGTTCAATAAAAAGATGTACCTTTGCACCGCAATCGAGAAATGAAAGGTTGATCATCGAGGTGTAGCGCAGTCCGGTTAGCGCACCTGCTTTGGGAGCAGGGGGTCCCAAGTTCGAATCTTGGTACCTCGACAAAGAAAAAGCACTGATAATAAGCCAAAAGCATTTATCAGTGCTTTCTATATTTTCACTGAAGCCATAAAAAAAAAGGGTGATATTGCACATTTCTGATCATTCTTGGTGAGAAACGCTGCAAAATTCCTGCAAATTAATTATGGCAACTATTAAACTATACTTCGACCAGCGTGCGAAACGAAAAGATGACAAATACCCGTTAAAGGTAAGTATTTCGCACAAGCAACAATCCGCTTTAATAAGCCTTGATATTTTCTTGCTTCCTGAGCAATGGGATGCAAATAAGGAAAGGATTGTAGGACATCCCAATAGATTGTTTCTCAACAATTATATTGGACGTCAAAAATTGAACATTGAAACAGAGCTTTTAAATTTAAAAGCTGTCGGTTTATTGGATTCCCTTTCAGGTAAGCAAATAAAAGAAAGAATACAACAGTCTTTGAATGGAGAAACAGTGGAAGCCACAAATACTCCACCCCTATTCGTTGAACGTTGCAGAAAATTTGCAGAAGAAAAGAAAAATCCAAGAACAAAGGAAGGATATATGTACACGCTTAATAAAGTTATAGAGTTCTGTGATGAGCCGGACAAATTGACTTTTGAAAACCTATCATATACTTGGCTTAAAGACTTTGAGTTTTATCTATCCGAGACATCCGCTATTAATTCCATAAGTATTCACATGAGAAATATACGGGCCGTCTTTAATGACGCTCTAAACTCAGAGATAATCAGCTGCTATCCTTTCCGTAAGTATAAAATAAAAAGTGAAGCTACGGCTAAAAGGTCATTATCACCTAAAGACCTTGTTCTTCTCAGGGACTATCCTTGCGAGGAACATCAAAGACAATATTTAGATATGTTCATGCTAATTTTTTATCTTATCGGCATAAATGTCATTGATTTATGCAACTTGAAGGAAATATGTAATGGACGTATTGAATACAGACGGGCAAAAACCAAGAAACTATATAGTATAAAAGTAGAACCCGAAGCTTTAAAAATACTTGAGAAATACAAAGGAGAAAAGTACCTACTAAACATTCTTGACCGGTATAAAAACTATAAAGACTATGCGCATAGACTTAATGAGAACTTACAGGAGATCGGGGAGGTAAAATTTGTAGAGAAAGTTATCAAAGGAAAAAAACGGAAAATAAAAGAACGCAAACCGCTTTTCCCGGACATTACTACTTATTGGGCCCGCCACACATGGGCAACAATAGCTCATAAGATAGGAATCCCGAAAGACACTATCTCCATGGCTTTAGGACACGAATTCGGATGCAAAACTACAGGCATTTATATTGATTACGACTTTGAAAAAGTCGAAGAAGCCAACCGAAAGGTGATTGACTATATAAACAGCCTTGATTAATAATAAGGAGG
This genomic interval from Parabacteroides pacaensis contains the following:
- a CDS encoding FHA domain-containing protein, whose protein sequence is MKRILCPKCENYVIFDESKYEENKPIVLVCNHCTKQFSIRLKKRMHQTDKIHQSYKNTSTQDTSQTNELEIRQNDEGFGHITVIENGFGYKQELPLTLGDNIIGRQSKGNDIQVPIITGDPSMGRNHCIINVKQRKDNSLVYTLRDFPSLTGTFIGNKCLGKKEQIILSNGDVITIGATTFIVSFAEPSKKTEK
- a CDS encoding site-specific integrase, coding for MATIKLYFDQRAKRKDDKYPLKVSISHKQQSALISLDIFLLPEQWDANKERIVGHPNRLFLNNYIGRQKLNIETELLNLKAVGLLDSLSGKQIKERIQQSLNGETVEATNTPPLFVERCRKFAEEKKNPRTKEGYMYTLNKVIEFCDEPDKLTFENLSYTWLKDFEFYLSETSAINSISIHMRNIRAVFNDALNSEIISCYPFRKYKIKSEATAKRSLSPKDLVLLRDYPCEEHQRQYLDMFMLIFYLIGINVIDLCNLKEICNGRIEYRRAKTKKLYSIKVEPEALKILEKYKGEKYLLNILDRYKNYKDYAHRLNENLQEIGEVKFVEKVIKGKKRKIKERKPLFPDITTYWARHTWATIAHKIGIPKDTISMALGHEFGCKTTGIYIDYDFEKVEEANRKVIDYINSLD
- a CDS encoding AMP-binding protein — its product is MDNRFLSLIEKSIQSHWDYPAYSDYEGHTFHYKDVARRIEKYHIILEHAGIKKGDKVAIIGRNSSNWAITFFGTLAYGAVAVPILHEFKPDNVHHIVNHSEAKALLVGSNVWENLNENTMPDLKLIVGLDNFSILKSKNKNVFQVRERINEYFGKKYPRSFTVENVHYHVEKPDELAVLNYTSGTTSFSKGVMIPYRSLWSNTQFAYDKLEYIKPGDNIVCMLPMAHMYGLAFEILNSFNKGCHVHFLTRTPSPKIIAQAFTSVKPMLILAVPLIIEKIIKNKVFPELDKPLIRLLLRLPYVDQKILEKVSSKLNKSFGEVFGEVVIGGAALNKDVEAFLREIKFRYTVGYGLTECGPLVSYEPWQTFKQGSCGRIVDRMEVRIDSSDPVNEVGEIWVKGMNVMLGYYKNPEATKAVMMEDGWMRTGDLGTLDEDGFLYIRGRSKSMILGPSGQNIYPEEIEDKLNNMIYVAESIIIEQNEKLVALIYPDWEQIDNASIPHDSIEQLMKENIRQLNIELPGYSQVTGFKLYQEEFEKTPKRSIKRYLYQLPLNN
- a CDS encoding YhcH/YjgK/YiaL family protein encodes the protein MILDSLNNSVAYESLHPLFKQAFDYLKSTDFLKAESGSTILIENKLIVNITDILGKPKAEAAIETHKKYIDIQMPVVGVEKIGWKAGTELNEVSIPYNEEKDITFYVDHPTAYTKIYPGQFVIYFPEDGHAPGIGEGAIKKVIVKVLVSDICK